The genomic segment TCCGGGCTTTGTGCGCACGGGGTTTTGGCATAACACCCCAAACGGGTTTATCAAAGGGGTGATGGGTGTTTTGCAGCGGTTCGGGCTGACGGTGGAAAAGGGCGCGGAAACGTCTGTTTACCTTGCCACCTCGCCAGAGGTAGAGGATGTGAGCGGGAAATACTTTGAAAAGAAGAAGGCGAAACCTTCGGTGAAGGGATCGTATGAGAAGGACGAATGGGCGCGGTTGTGGACGGTGAGCGCTGAGATCACCGGGTTGGCTGTGCCAGAGATGGTGAGTTAGCCCGACGGTGAATCGCAACCGCAGGGCAGGCGGATGCCCAGGGGGCATCTCTACGGGGTGCGGGCGATGCCTTAGGATACCAACCGCAGTGCCGCCCGCCCCTCTATGACGGATTCCCCGGAAATGACGCGATAACTGCGTACCCCAACGGCGAGGCGCTCACCGGCATGAAGGCTTAGCTGGGTTGCCGTCTCGCCCGTTAAGAGGGCATTCACCGTGACGCCAGATTCCAAGGTCAGGCTGACGCGCTCGCATGCCCCGGCAAAGATGGTTTCGGTCACCATGCCGTAGCCAATGACCTCGCCTTCGACCTCGCCAACGTGCCGCGCCACGCTGATCGCCTCTGGGCGTGCCATGATCTCCGTCTTAGCTCCCTCCCATCCGGCGGGGATGAGGTTTGCCGTCCCTAAAAAGAAGGCGGTGTAACGGTGTTGGGGAGTCTGATAAAGGGCGGTTGGTGTCCCGACTTCTACAAGCCGACCGTTTTCAATGACCCCGATCTGATCGGCAAGTTCAAGCGCCTCGTCCTGATCATGGGTGACGAGGATGGCGGTGATCCCTAAGCGGCGTTGGATCGCCCGTACATCGCGCCGCAACTGGGTGCGGATGCGCACATCAAGCGCCCCGAACGGCTCATCCAACAGCAAGACCTCCGGTTCATAGGCAAGCGCCCGCGCTAAGGCAACGCGCTGCTGCTGACCGCCGGAAAGCTGATCGGGATAGCGCTCACCATAGCCCGCCAACTGAATCAAACTGAGCAGTTCCCCCACCCGCGCCGCTTGCGCCGCTTTGGAGACGCGCCGCACATCCAGCCCAAAGGCGATGTTTTCGGCAACGGTCATGTGCCGGAAAAGGGAATAACCCTGAAAGACAACGCCGGTGTTCCGTTTTTGGGGAGGGAGACGGGTGACATCCTGCCCGTGCAGCCAGACGCGCCCTTTATCCAGCGGGGTGAGTCCAGCGATCATGCGTAGAATGGTACTTTTCCCGCTGCCGCTCTCGCCTAGCAATACGAAGAAATCGCCGCGCTCAATGGTCAGGGTGACATCCTGAACGACGGGCGTCTTGCCAAATGATTTTTGGACATTTTCGAGATGGATAGACATCGTTATTCGCCTCTCCTGAGGGCGACGCCGGTCTTACCGCGTCGCAATACATCCATAATCACCAGTGAAAGGATAGACAAGACGATGAGAACAAGGGCAATCCCATAGCCGCCCACGTTGTTTCGATCATCCAGCGCCCGTTGAAGGTAGACTGTCGCTGTCTCGGTGGTGCGTTCAATCTGCCCACCTGCCACCGCCACTGCCCCGTAGTCGCCTATGGCGCGAATGAAGGTGAGCATGATTCCAAAGCCAAG from the Anaerolineales bacterium genome contains:
- a CDS encoding ABC transporter ATP-binding protein, yielding MSIHLENVQKSFGKTPVVQDVTLTIERGDFFVLLGESGSGKSTILRMIAGLTPLDKGRVWLHGQDVTRLPPQKRNTGVVFQGYSLFRHMTVAENIAFGLDVRRVSKAAQAARVGELLSLIQLAGYGERYPDQLSGGQQQRVALARALAYEPEVLLLDEPFGALDVRIRTQLRRDVRAIQRRLGITAILVTHDQDEALELADQIGVIENGRLVEVGTPTALYQTPQHRYTAFFLGTANLIPAGWEGAKTEIMARPEAISVARHVGEVEGEVIGYGMVTETIFAGACERVSLTLESGVTVNALLTGETATQLSLHAGERLAVGVRSYRVISGESVIEGRAALRLVS